The following coding sequences lie in one Bacillus sp. BGMRC 2118 genomic window:
- a CDS encoding ABC transporter permease: protein MANLRKSKSATVSLLIFILVASLLLNIGLMVITQINTFFDHKTEQLNDPHLTFVMDQASYHSKYNETLTNYPEVKETEVENALYMNTTKFTFGNGELDSSIVILDADAKRNIGHLNFVEKLKTPNTNDIFVPYSFKTNGGYELGDRLTLTYQDKDYEYRISGFFETTIMATNNLGVMKFMVPNATFTQLSEELDNQSKGMILSALMEDTSKASKLNNDFIQEVEQSQGDESSSYIRGLDIELVKSVNTLTINIIATILVAFAAIIVLVALIVIRFRVSYSIEEDMRNIGALKAIGYTSWQILSSILLQFTLIVFCGSIVGIALSYVLMPFFGRMISTLSGLIWVQTFDVNVNFISILVILICVVAVTLLSAIRVRKILPVAALRGGIPTHSFRKNYFPLDRASGSLHFLLGIKSMLAHAKQNMMVLFIIIALTFATVFSSILYYNIATDKTAFVDIVGAEPGSVMITVNPEVETSELLGSIEQMNNVRKVNIFDLIETRIDNQTVYTNVTDQYNQLENNVVYEGRQPVHENEVSISWVVSDQINKGIGDTVEVEYGGVTREYLITGLSQSIGNLGQIAGLTMEGIQQLQPEYKGTMLYVYLDGITNKSFINNVQKHYGDHIVETLDIDENIEGQTGMYTTAVFGIMLMVLMITFLVVVTILYLVIKTMILKRKKGFGVMKAIGYSTVQLMNQISISILPVISSGVVIGGLTGYFLTNPMLAILLSSAGVKRMDFTIYLPVILMYCAGILILSYIVSMFVARRIKKITAYGLIIE from the coding sequence ATGGCCAATCTTAGAAAAAGTAAATCGGCTACAGTATCGTTACTTATTTTTATCCTGGTAGCTTCACTGCTTCTAAACATTGGATTAATGGTCATCACTCAAATCAATACATTTTTTGATCACAAGACGGAACAATTAAATGATCCTCATTTAACGTTCGTAATGGATCAGGCTAGCTATCATTCCAAATATAATGAAACGCTAACAAACTATCCTGAGGTAAAAGAAACGGAGGTAGAAAATGCGCTTTATATGAACACTACTAAATTTACATTTGGTAATGGGGAGTTAGATAGTAGTATTGTAATCTTGGATGCGGATGCTAAGCGTAATATTGGTCACTTAAACTTTGTAGAAAAGCTAAAAACTCCGAATACCAATGATATTTTTGTACCTTACAGCTTTAAAACGAACGGGGGATATGAGTTAGGTGACCGGTTGACTCTCACCTATCAAGACAAGGACTATGAATATCGTATTTCTGGATTTTTTGAAACAACGATTATGGCCACGAATAACTTAGGCGTAATGAAGTTTATGGTTCCGAATGCTACGTTTACTCAATTATCAGAGGAATTAGATAACCAATCAAAAGGGATGATACTTTCTGCATTGATGGAGGATACATCCAAAGCTTCTAAGTTGAACAATGATTTTATTCAAGAAGTTGAACAGTCTCAAGGTGATGAATCATCATCATATATTAGGGGACTAGATATCGAGTTGGTAAAAAGTGTAAACACATTAACTATTAACATTATCGCTACTATATTAGTAGCCTTTGCAGCAATTATCGTCCTTGTAGCACTCATCGTTATCCGGTTCCGTGTTTCATATAGCATAGAAGAGGATATGAGGAATATCGGTGCATTAAAGGCAATTGGCTATACAAGTTGGCAAATTTTATCATCTATCCTACTACAGTTTACATTAATCGTTTTCTGTGGAAGTATAGTCGGAATAGCATTGTCGTATGTATTAATGCCATTCTTTGGTCGCATGATTTCAACTTTATCTGGCCTAATATGGGTACAAACATTTGACGTTAACGTAAATTTCATAAGCATTCTTGTTATTTTGATTTGTGTTGTAGCAGTAACATTATTGTCTGCAATTCGAGTACGAAAAATACTACCAGTTGCGGCACTTCGAGGAGGTATTCCAACTCATAGCTTTAGAAAAAATTATTTTCCTTTGGATAGAGCAAGTGGTAGTCTCCATTTCTTACTTGGGATCAAGTCCATGCTAGCTCATGCAAAGCAAAATATGATGGTTCTTTTCATCATTATTGCCTTAACGTTTGCGACAGTCTTTTCATCGATACTGTATTACAACATTGCAACAGACAAAACTGCATTTGTTGACATAGTCGGGGCAGAACCGGGAAGTGTAATGATTACAGTTAACCCAGAAGTCGAAACAAGTGAACTTCTTGGAAGTATTGAACAAATGAATAATGTAAGAAAAGTAAATATATTCGATTTAATTGAAACAAGAATTGATAATCAAACTGTCTATACAAATGTGACAGATCAATATAACCAATTAGAGAATAATGTCGTCTATGAAGGTCGGCAGCCAGTGCATGAAAATGAAGTATCCATCTCATGGGTTGTATCCGATCAAATCAATAAAGGAATTGGCGATACAGTTGAAGTAGAATACGGGGGAGTAACAAGAGAGTATTTAATAACGGGTCTTAGCCAATCAATTGGAAATTTAGGGCAGATAGCTGGATTAACAATGGAAGGAATTCAACAGCTGCAACCAGAGTATAAAGGTACAATGCTTTATGTATATCTAGATGGTATAACGAATAAATCGTTTATCAACAATGTTCAGAAACATTACGGAGACCATATCGTTGAAACGTTAGATATTGATGAAAATATAGAGGGTCAAACAGGAATGTATACAACTGCAGTGTTTGGGATTATGTTGATGGTGTTAATGATTACCTTTCTAGTCGTTGTAACGATTTTGTATCTTGTCATCAAAACGATGATTCTTAAGCGTAAGAAAGGGTTTGGGGTCATGAAAGCAATCGGCTATTCAACAGTGCAACTAATGAATCAAATATCCATTAGTATTTTACCTGTAATTAGTTCTGGTGTTGTAATTGGAGGTTTGACAGGGTATTTTTTAACAAATCCTATGCTCGCTATATTGCTGTCGAGTGCAGGAGTGAAACGTATGGATTTTACGATTTATTTACCTGTCATCCTCATGTATTGTGCAGGGATCCTTATTTTATCTTATATTGTCTCTATGTTCGTAGCTCGGAGAATCAAGAAGATTACAGCCTATGGCTTAATTATTGAATAA
- a CDS encoding ABC transporter ATP-binding protein, translating to MTKTIIQTEKLCKTFSSGGNQQHVLKNLDISLVEGDFTIIMGSSGSGKSTLLYAISGMDKPTLGEVNFAGENLVKLNNDQLAIFRRNHCGFVFQQIYLLDNMSVLDNVLASGLLVTKNKREIVKKAKELLLQIGITENSWSKFPTQLSGGEAQRVGVIRAIINNPKVLFADEPTGALNSASSDSVLDVFTDINRRGQSIVLVTHDMTTALRGNRIIYLKDGVICGDLQLGDYCENENAERHDKLKHFLAEMGW from the coding sequence ATGACTAAGACAATTATTCAGACAGAGAAGTTATGTAAAACATTTTCTAGCGGTGGAAATCAGCAGCATGTACTAAAAAATCTAGATATCAGTTTAGTAGAAGGTGATTTTACAATTATTATGGGTAGTTCAGGTTCAGGTAAATCTACTTTGTTGTATGCAATTAGCGGGATGGATAAGCCGACATTGGGTGAAGTGAATTTTGCCGGGGAGAACTTAGTGAAATTAAACAATGACCAGCTGGCGATCTTCCGAAGAAATCATTGTGGGTTTGTATTTCAGCAGATTTATTTATTAGACAATATGAGTGTACTCGATAATGTGTTGGCGAGTGGTTTATTGGTTACAAAAAATAAGCGTGAGATTGTCAAAAAGGCGAAGGAACTCTTACTGCAAATTGGAATTACAGAAAACTCATGGTCTAAATTTCCCACTCAGCTTTCCGGTGGTGAGGCACAGCGTGTTGGAGTTATAAGAGCCATCATTAATAATCCGAAAGTATTATTCGCTGACGAGCCGACGGGTGCATTAAATTCTGCATCTAGTGATAGTGTGTTAGATGTATTCACAGATATCAATCGCAGAGGACAGAGTATTGTCTTAGTCACACATGATATGACAACTGCATTACGCGGTAATCGCATTATTTATTTAAAGGATGGCGTCATTTGCGGAGATTTGCAGCTCGGTGATTATTGCGAGAATGAAAATGCTGAGCGTCATGATAAGCTTAAACATTTCTTGGCTGAAATGGGGTGGTAG
- a CDS encoding HAMP domain-containing histidine kinase, giving the protein MKMKLVLITILVVISAGIVISVLVINSKTTPEVDLVAINDVVKRAEKNWGQVHKEIFLNSDLKQPFTIVDLAGNVLYQSTGSKRSTVSESIKNRDIFLDLKHHDEIVGKVIIHNDENDSFQKMKKELSVSISLIMALILVITISYLIYLYRTIVKPFQQLQLFAANVARGHLDVPLNMGRNNYFGAFTESFDLLREELGAARQREYESNRSKKELVATLSHDIKTPVASIKVVSELMMLQAKDEKTLKQVNTIYSKAEQIDLLVTDMFHATLEELQQLQITVTEESSEVLIDMIESANFERQISVDHIPPCIVLMDSLRMQQVIDNIISNSYKYAGTMISVCSQINEGFLELHIHDFGPGINEEELPLVFNKYYRGANVEGKTGSGLGLYISKYFMENMYGHIMGYNRHDGFTVILKIKLAT; this is encoded by the coding sequence ATGAAGATGAAATTAGTACTTATCACGATTCTAGTTGTTATCAGTGCAGGTATCGTGATCTCTGTTTTGGTAATAAACAGTAAGACTACACCGGAAGTGGATCTTGTTGCGATTAATGACGTAGTGAAGCGGGCGGAGAAAAACTGGGGACAAGTTCATAAGGAAATCTTCTTGAATAGTGACTTGAAGCAACCTTTTACAATCGTTGATCTTGCAGGAAATGTACTCTATCAATCAACCGGGAGTAAAAGGAGTACAGTTTCTGAATCAATTAAAAATAGAGATATTTTCTTAGATTTGAAGCACCATGATGAGATTGTCGGCAAAGTAATCATCCACAATGACGAAAATGACAGTTTTCAAAAGATGAAAAAGGAGCTGTCAGTTTCCATTAGCTTAATCATGGCTCTCATCTTGGTTATTACGATTAGTTATCTCATCTATCTTTACAGAACCATCGTGAAACCCTTTCAACAGCTTCAACTTTTTGCGGCGAATGTGGCGAGAGGACATTTAGATGTACCGTTAAATATGGGCAGGAACAATTATTTTGGTGCGTTCACAGAAAGCTTTGACCTTCTCCGAGAAGAGCTAGGCGCTGCCAGGCAAAGAGAGTATGAATCGAACCGTAGTAAGAAGGAGCTCGTCGCAACATTAAGTCATGATATTAAGACACCAGTTGCTTCGATTAAGGTGGTTAGTGAGTTGATGATGCTTCAGGCAAAGGATGAGAAAACCCTAAAACAAGTCAATACAATCTATTCAAAGGCCGAGCAAATTGACTTACTGGTGACAGATATGTTCCATGCTACATTAGAAGAACTTCAGCAATTACAGATTACGGTAACGGAGGAATCAAGTGAAGTACTGATTGATATGATTGAAAGTGCGAATTTTGAACGCCAAATCTCAGTTGATCACATCCCTCCATGTATCGTCCTAATGGATTCATTGCGCATGCAACAGGTGATAGACAATATTATAAGTAATTCATATAAGTATGCAGGGACAATGATTTCAGTTTGTTCCCAAATCAATGAGGGCTTTCTAGAATTACATATTCACGATTTTGGACCGGGGATTAATGAAGAAGAATTGCCATTGGTATTCAATAAATATTATCGTGGAGCAAATGTAGAAGGGAAGACTGGTTCTGGTCTTGGCCTTTATATTTCAAAGTACTTTATGGAGAATATGTATGGACACATTATGGGCTACAACCGGCATGACGGCTTTACGGTTATTTTGAAGATAAAGCTTGCTACATAA
- a CDS encoding response regulator transcription factor, with protein MKLDCLIVDDEMALAESTCEYFNMFDVKSAFVTSREECEQFLKEHEPSVILLDINLGNSSGFDLCKKLRQTMQIPILFISARSSDDDVLIALNIGGDDYIQKPYTLSILLAKVKAVLKRYGSGSINNEELLEFGQIQIDTKLHRVRIQGVDVQLKTMEYKLLSYLAKNKNRIVTKDELFRNVWEDSFVGDGTLNVHIRHLREKIERNPKDPQFIKTVWGTGYVLEDSSS; from the coding sequence ATGAAACTAGATTGTTTAATCGTTGATGATGAGATGGCATTAGCAGAATCAACATGTGAGTATTTTAATATGTTTGATGTGAAATCTGCATTCGTGACGAGCAGGGAAGAGTGTGAGCAGTTTTTGAAGGAACATGAACCGTCTGTTATTCTTCTTGATATTAATCTCGGAAATTCCTCGGGATTTGATTTATGTAAGAAATTGCGCCAGACAATGCAGATTCCAATTCTATTTATTAGTGCGCGTTCTAGTGATGATGATGTTCTCATTGCTCTGAACATAGGTGGCGATGATTATATTCAAAAACCATATACACTTAGTATTTTACTAGCCAAAGTAAAGGCAGTACTTAAAAGATATGGAAGTGGTTCAATCAATAATGAAGAGTTGTTAGAGTTTGGGCAGATACAGATTGATACGAAGCTGCATCGAGTACGAATTCAAGGTGTGGATGTTCAACTCAAGACGATGGAATATAAATTGCTCTCGTATTTAGCGAAAAATAAAAACCGTATTGTCACGAAGGATGAATTGTTTCGAAATGTATGGGAAGATTCCTTCGTTGGAGATGGCACGTTAAATGTACATATACGGCATTTACGAGAAAAAATTGAACGCAATCCAAAGGATCCACAGTTTATTAAAACCGTATGGGGAACCGGGTATGTTCTTGAGGATAGCAGCTCATGA
- a CDS encoding tRNA-dihydrouridine synthase, translating to MIDNFWRDLPRPFFVLAPMEDVTDVVFRHVVSAAGRPDVFFTEFTNSDSYCHPDGIKSVRGRLTFTEDEQPMVAHIWGDNPEYFRQMSIGMAEMGFKGIDINMGCPVPNVATRGKGSGLILRPDVAAELIQAAKVGGLPVSVKTRLGFHEINEWEEWLTHILKQDIANLSIHLRTRDEMSQVDAHWELIPEIKKLRDRVAPNTLLTINGDIPDRQVGLELAEKYGIDGVMIGRGIFKNPFAFEKEPREHSSKEYLDLLRLQLDLQDQYAEEVPRSASGLHRFFKIYVKGFPGAAELRNSLMNTKSTDEVRTLLDQFDKSIDGTEVVR from the coding sequence ATGATAGATAATTTTTGGCGTGATTTGCCACGACCGTTTTTTGTGCTTGCTCCGATGGAGGATGTGACGGATGTTGTGTTTCGTCATGTTGTTAGTGCAGCGGGAAGACCTGATGTGTTTTTTACTGAGTTTACAAACTCTGATAGCTATTGCCATCCAGATGGAATCAAAAGTGTGCGTGGCCGTTTGACGTTTACGGAAGATGAACAGCCGATGGTGGCACATATTTGGGGAGATAATCCTGAGTATTTCCGTCAAATGAGCATTGGCATGGCAGAGATGGGCTTTAAAGGTATTGATATTAATATGGGCTGTCCTGTACCGAATGTGGCAACAAGAGGGAAGGGAAGTGGCCTTATTTTACGTCCAGATGTAGCAGCAGAACTGATTCAAGCAGCTAAAGTGGGTGGACTTCCTGTTAGTGTGAAAACACGACTTGGCTTTCATGAGATCAATGAGTGGGAGGAATGGTTGACGCATATTTTGAAACAGGATATTGCGAACCTTTCTATTCATTTGCGTACAAGAGATGAAATGAGCCAAGTAGATGCGCACTGGGAGCTGATTCCTGAAATTAAAAAACTACGAGACCGTGTTGCGCCAAATACACTGCTCACGATTAATGGAGACATTCCTGATCGTCAAGTTGGGCTAGAGCTCGCTGAGAAATATGGTATTGATGGTGTGATGATTGGTCGAGGCATTTTTAAAAATCCATTTGCATTTGAAAAAGAGCCAAGAGAGCATAGCAGTAAAGAATATTTGGACCTTTTACGTCTTCAGCTTGATCTTCAGGATCAATACGCGGAAGAAGTGCCACGTTCAGCTTCAGGGCTGCATCGCTTTTTCAAAATCTATGTCAAAGGGTTTCCTGGGGCAGCTGAATTAAGAAATTCATTAATGAACACGAAATCAACGGATGAAGTACGTACATTGCTTGATCAATTTGATAAGAGTATTGATGGAACAGAGGTAGTGCGATAA
- the rlmD gene encoding 23S rRNA (uracil(1939)-C(5))-methyltransferase RlmD encodes MVKQVAPVEKNETYSVTFEDLTHDGAGVAKVEGYPIFVKGALPGEEGEVKVTKVNKGYAFGRLMNLKSESPFRIEPNCPIYAKCGGCQLQHMSYEGQLEAKHKQVVGVLARIGGIHNVPVHPVLGMDEPWRYRNKAQVPVGEREGGLVAGFYQQRSHDIIDMEQCLIQESINDNIVQQVKKICEKHGVRAYNEERHSGNLRHIMARYGQVTGEAMIVLVTREVSLPNQKQIIEEICNISPKIMSIVQNINNKRTNVIMGDKTKVLWGEEYIYDYIGDIKFAISARSFYQVNPKQTKVLYDTALQYANLNGTENVIDAYCGIGTISLFLAQRAKHVYGVEIVPEAISDAKRNAKLNGFENVDFAVGEAEKVIPWWYSTGIRADVMVVDPPRKGCDESLLQTMIDMKPKRVVYVSCNPATLARDLKVLESGGYKTVEVQPVDMFPHTTHVECVVLLDSI; translated from the coding sequence ATGGTAAAACAAGTTGCGCCAGTTGAAAAAAATGAAACATATAGTGTAACCTTTGAAGACCTCACACACGATGGAGCCGGTGTAGCAAAGGTGGAAGGCTACCCGATTTTTGTAAAAGGAGCACTTCCTGGTGAAGAGGGAGAAGTAAAGGTTACAAAGGTGAATAAAGGATATGCATTCGGTCGGCTAATGAATCTGAAAAGCGAAAGCCCATTTCGGATTGAGCCGAATTGTCCAATTTATGCAAAGTGCGGAGGATGTCAGCTTCAGCATATGAGCTATGAAGGTCAGCTTGAGGCGAAGCATAAGCAGGTAGTAGGAGTATTAGCGAGAATCGGTGGGATTCATAATGTACCTGTGCACCCGGTACTCGGAATGGACGAGCCATGGAGATATCGTAACAAGGCACAAGTTCCAGTAGGTGAACGTGAAGGTGGACTTGTAGCAGGGTTTTATCAGCAACGCTCCCACGACATTATAGACATGGAGCAATGTCTCATCCAAGAGTCAATCAATGACAACATTGTCCAACAAGTTAAGAAAATTTGTGAAAAGCACGGAGTAAGAGCCTATAACGAAGAACGTCATTCGGGAAACCTTCGTCATATTATGGCGCGTTACGGACAAGTTACGGGAGAAGCAATGATTGTACTTGTCACAAGAGAAGTGTCACTACCAAATCAAAAACAAATTATTGAAGAAATTTGTAATATTTCCCCGAAAATAATGTCGATAGTTCAGAACATAAACAACAAACGAACAAACGTCATTATGGGAGATAAAACAAAGGTGCTGTGGGGAGAAGAGTACATCTACGATTATATCGGAGACATTAAGTTTGCGATCTCAGCTCGTTCCTTCTACCAAGTAAACCCAAAGCAAACGAAGGTCCTTTATGATACAGCGTTGCAATATGCCAACTTAAACGGAACGGAAAATGTCATTGATGCGTACTGCGGAATCGGTACAATCTCATTATTCCTGGCACAACGCGCGAAGCATGTGTACGGAGTGGAAATTGTACCAGAAGCAATATCAGATGCTAAACGTAATGCAAAACTCAACGGTTTTGAAAACGTGGATTTCGCAGTAGGAGAAGCAGAAAAGGTCATTCCTTGGTGGTACTCCACTGGAATCCGTGCAGATGTAATGGTTGTCGATCCACCGCGAAAAGGCTGTGATGAGTCACTTCTACAGACAATGATTGATATGAAACCGAAGCGTGTAGTGTATGTGTCGTGTAACCCAGCAACATTAGCTCGTGATTTAAAGGTGCTTGAGTCTGGCGGGTACAAGACGGTTGAAGTGCAGCCTGTGGATATGTTTCCGCATACGACACACGTGGAGTGTGTAGTACTATTAGATTCAATATAA
- a CDS encoding diacylglycerol kinase encodes MKRARIIYNPTSGRELFKRHLPEVLQKLEQAGYETSCHATTGAGDATKAARTAVERRYDLVVAAGGDGTINEVVNGLADEEYRPRLGIIPVGTTNDFARALGVNKSIEEATDIICSGVPVPIDIGKVNDTYFINIAGGGRITELTYEVPSKLKTMLGQLAYYLKGMEMLPSIKATHVEIEYDGKFFEGEIMLFLVCNTNSVGGFEKLAPSSDYSDGMFDLLILKKTNLADFIRIASLALKGDHLSDPNIIYTSANRIKVKSTDKMQLNLDGEYGGLVPAEFINLYQHIEVFVSREKAEKIIKIKS; translated from the coding sequence ATGAAAAGAGCTCGTATAATTTATAATCCAACCTCAGGTCGAGAGTTATTTAAAAGGCATTTACCAGAGGTTCTTCAAAAGTTAGAACAGGCTGGTTATGAGACTTCCTGTCATGCGACAACAGGCGCAGGAGATGCAACCAAGGCAGCTCGCACGGCAGTTGAGCGCAGGTATGACCTTGTTGTGGCAGCAGGAGGAGATGGAACGATCAATGAGGTCGTAAACGGTCTGGCGGATGAGGAATATCGCCCAAGATTGGGGATTATTCCAGTTGGGACCACAAATGATTTTGCTCGTGCGCTTGGTGTAAACAAGAGCATTGAAGAAGCAACTGATATCATTTGCTCTGGGGTTCCAGTTCCCATTGACATAGGTAAAGTAAATGATACATATTTTATTAATATTGCAGGTGGCGGCCGTATCACCGAACTGACATATGAAGTTCCTAGCAAATTAAAGACGATGCTCGGACAACTTGCCTACTATTTAAAAGGAATGGAAATGCTTCCGTCTATCAAAGCAACACATGTGGAAATTGAATATGACGGTAAGTTCTTCGAAGGCGAAATTATGCTGTTTTTAGTATGTAACACAAACTCCGTTGGTGGATTTGAAAAGCTTGCGCCATCTTCTGACTATAGTGATGGGATGTTCGATTTACTCATTCTGAAGAAAACAAACCTGGCTGATTTTATCCGCATTGCGAGTCTTGCGCTTAAGGGTGACCACTTAAGTGATCCGAATATTATTTATACAAGCGCAAACCGAATCAAGGTAAAATCAACAGACAAAATGCAGCTAAACTTGGACGGGGAATATGGTGGATTAGTACCGGCTGAATTCATCAACCTGTATCAACACATTGAAGTATTTGTCTCAAGAGAAAAAGCTGAAAAGATTATAAAAATAAAAAGTTAA
- a CDS encoding DUF4395 domain-containing protein translates to MGIPKPLVQVNQLFIVITTLAGLLVTPYILIFPLVVGIITLTTKQNPVIRMTRGLLKKSPDSYIQEDKDQQLFNQWIATICLAIALVSFFLSAPMVGYVFGGMVIIAAGLALCGYCIGCTIRYRYMMWKYKQSN, encoded by the coding sequence ATGGGAATCCCAAAGCCGTTGGTTCAGGTTAATCAACTATTTATCGTGATTACAACATTAGCAGGTCTACTTGTTACTCCATATATATTAATTTTCCCTCTTGTTGTGGGAATCATTACACTGACAACGAAGCAAAACCCAGTCATAAGAATGACGAGAGGCTTGTTGAAGAAGTCACCTGACTCGTATATCCAGGAAGATAAAGATCAACAATTGTTTAATCAGTGGATTGCGACGATCTGTCTGGCTATTGCTTTAGTCAGCTTTTTCCTTAGTGCACCGATGGTCGGTTATGTATTTGGTGGAATGGTGATTATTGCGGCAGGTCTTGCATTATGTGGATATTGTATAGGATGTACGATTCGTTACCGTTATATGATGTGGAAATATAAACAAAGTAATTAG